AAGGTCATAGTGGCCTCTGAAGGGCCAGTTAATGGCTAGATCTGCTCTGAGGCAGTTCTCCTCCATCCTTTTATGAAGCAGAAATCAAAAatagttgtaaaaaaaaaaaaaaacccaaaagggCAACAAGGTGAAGACAAAGAGAGGGTAAGTTCACACTGCTCCCTGCAGTGTGATTGTCCAAAGCACAGTAAATGAATGGAGATCCACACCCAAGAGCTGGAGAATACAGGTGAGATCTGACCTCTCATTAGGAGAACTTGATCACCTTGAAAACTTGCCCAATTCAGCCTATGGATGAGTCCATCTAAGCAACCCACACCAGCATCTTCATCCATGACATTGCCAATGAATTTTGGTCGGAGTTTAAGGATTTAAGTATTCTTTTCAGACCAGCCCATCTCCACACAGGCATCCTGCTCGCTGGTTTATAGCCATTACCAACACTGAGTAAATACAGCAGCTTTCTTATCTCAGAGACACTCCAAAGCTGTTCACAATAAAAACTCTGACTGCTGCTATAGGATTAACCAGGACAAGCTCTGGAGCAGGCAAATACCTTGCCAAGCACTGTAACAGAGTTCAACACCCAGTTTGTGCTACACATATCTGTGTGTACCTGGTGGCGGGGGCAGGGAATGCCATTcccaaaacacagccaaaagaaacaaaacaggttGTTTATGTTGTGTTCAGTTTAAAGTGAACTAGGTAAATGCAACTCCAAGTCAGGGCATCACAACCGTGTAATGGACTGTGCTCTTTTCCCTCAGGTCACCTTCTCTCCTGCCAGGTGCCTGCATTATCTGGATATATCTAACTCCCCTGTGCAGAGATTGTCACTCGTGACTTGCAATTTATAAACCTCCCAGTTCCTGTGGTTCCTCATTCCCTTTCAGAAATGTTCCCTGTCATTAGCACAGGGCAGAACTGTGGGACGAGATGCACCTTGGGCACCAGCGCAGAGTGGTACACACGAGACAAAAAGGTGATGAGACAAAAAGGTTTGACTGGGACGAGccaagggagggagggggaaagatgCATAATTGGCACCATCACCCTGGATCCACCACCATAACTAACTCCCTGCGAGGCAGAATGCTGCAGAGGGGTCACTTCCAGACCTCGTCTGAGTTCCTGCAGTACGTACACTGTAACAGAGGCAATTCCAGGTCTCCTGTGTACAGCAAGATTAAAACATGGTTAACACGCATTTGGAGCCTCACATCCAAACTTTGACCTGGGAGATGATGGACATGAGCTCCATTTGTTTGTAAACTGGTATTTCTGAGGCATAATCCTTGCACTGAGATGAGATTATTCAACAGCGTGTCTTTGAGTTCAAAGCAGAAAGGGTTCAACCAGCAGCTAGAGAACTGCACTGAAGACCTCTGCTGCCAGAGTCATTTTGCCTTGGTGCAGGAACACAGCTGGCTCTGCTACATCAGGATCCAGCCTCTGGTTAGTTCCTTCCCTGGTCCCTTAATTCAAGCCCCCAGAATTTCAGTTTCACCACCCCAATGCATTTACATAAGTGCAAGTTAGAGATGGAGGAGGGGATGCTCCTGCAGACCAGAGTACAAGTTTTAGCTCATGAGAGGTACTTTTGACTGCTTCAGTGTTTCTGCTGTCCCCACGTTACCCCCACTCTCTGACCCTGCTTCCTGATCTGATAGCTCACAAAACCTCTGGTTTTCACCCCTCATATGGGAGTCCTCCCCAGACTGGAGGATCTCAACATTGAGATAATAGGAGCACCAGACATTTTTGGTTCTTGCCTTTGCCCTCACCCCAGAGCAGAGAATCACATCTCTCCCTCCCTATTGCTTCCTTGTGCTCTAGGACTTGTCTTGGCCCTCTAGCGCTGTCTTTACTGCTTGCAGCTGTAGACAACCTCTTCCTGCATGCACTGTTGGCATTCAACATAGCAACACCACTGCACTTGACAGTGGCAAGAGAAGGTAACCAGCCGGCTCTGGGTGTTATAGCCTCGTCCACAGCACATGCTGTCACAGTTGCCATCCCGAGAGCAGGTCCTCCCAGCAGTTCCCAAGGAGTATTTGCTGGGACGACAGAAACTAGGGGAATCTTCCACATACACCAGGTCAGTAGAGCGGGGTGAAGCAGGGTGCTTGGGCGAATGGCTGTGTCTCTGTGGGCCAGCCAGCTCCGAGTGTCCCACAGCATCATTGGTGGTGCTGAAGACCTTGACGGCATCATCGTAGCGCAGCTTCAGCAGTCGTCCAATCTCATGGAAAGGAGAAAGCTGCTTCCAGCATGTCCGGACAGCACATGAGCCAGAGACACCATGGCACTTGCATGTGGTTTTGAGACCATTTTTCACAGCCTGATGAGGAACGGAAAGGGTAGTCATTATCTGCCAGGACCCATAAGCCTAGTTCTGGGTAAAGGCAACACCTCCAACTGCAGACAGACTGAAAGTACCTCAGTTTTATTGGTATTATtcagtatttattattattcctaTTTTATGGAGGAAAAACTAAACTCAGAACTGATCTCAAGAGTGTCATCTTCACCATGTCTGAAGCTTTAGCTGTTCCCAAAACTCCCTATGTCCATGAATTAACTCAGCCATTGAGTTTTACAGCTGTTACCATGCTgtgcattgctgtcactcagcCCCTGATGCCACTAGAGGATACAGGATGCTACTCTACCACTCAACATGCAACTCCTCACCCCAGAAGTCTTTCCAGGGAGCAATCAGTGTTTTAAGGTCCATGACACAGAGGTAGGCAGGTCTGGTTTGTGAGTAGGGGCCACAAACAGCCCTCCCACAAACAGCCTTGGCTGATGCTGGCTTAGAAGCCTTGCACAGAGTCCTAACTTCACTCTAGCCCTGCTGGTGCAGCTCCTCACCTTGATGCCAACGTTGGTGTTGTGGATGTCCACCTTGGCCCGCAGGTCTTTGCCAATCCTCTTCTGCCCCAAGAACTTCTTCAGGAACTTGGTGCTGTATTTGAGGTTGTCTCCACAGACTCCCCATTGCCAGGCCTTGCGGTTCTCCAGGTCTGGGGAGTCATCGCAGGTGCAGCGCTCCATGCGCCCAGCGCTGCACGCTCTGGCCAAGGAGTGGGTGAGAGCAGCAGAGGATACGGCGTAGAGGAAGGCAGTCTCCTTAAAACCTGCACAGGAGAAGGATTAGGAGAAGGtaggagcagaaaaggcaaaataaggTGTTCATCCACCCACCAGCCCTCCCTAGTCCATGAGCCAAAATCAAGCACATGACTTAGAAACACAAAGAGACAAAACTCTTCCATTAACTGCACACCATTCCTAGCAGAGAAACTGAACATCATG
The DNA window shown above is from Lathamus discolor isolate bLatDis1 chromosome 20, bLatDis1.hap1, whole genome shotgun sequence and carries:
- the WNT9B gene encoding protein Wnt-9b isoform X2, yielding MKQCDLLKLSRKQKRLCRREPGLAETLRDAIRLGVMECQYQFRSERWNCSLEGRTSLLKRGFKETAFLYAVSSAALTHSLARACSAGRMERCTCDDSPDLENRKAWQWGVCGDNLKYSTKFLKKFLGQKRIGKDLRAKVDIHNTNVGIKAVKNGLKTTCKCHGVSGSCAVRTCWKQLSPFHEIGRLLKLRYDDAVKVFSTTNDAVGHSELAGPQRHSHSPKHPASPRSTDLVYVEDSPSFCRPSKYSLGTAGRTCSRDGNCDSMCCGRGYNTQSRLVTFSCHCQVQWCCYVECQQCMQEEVVYSCKQ
- the WNT9B gene encoding protein Wnt-9b isoform X1 gives rise to the protein MPCAFGRILIILLPILLLLLPPPPPAAAYFGLTGKEALTHFPSLGPSTNAAQGKVHMKQCDLLKLSRKQKRLCRREPGLAETLRDAIRLGVMECQYQFRSERWNCSLEGRTSLLKRGFKETAFLYAVSSAALTHSLARACSAGRMERCTCDDSPDLENRKAWQWGVCGDNLKYSTKFLKKFLGQKRIGKDLRAKVDIHNTNVGIKAVKNGLKTTCKCHGVSGSCAVRTCWKQLSPFHEIGRLLKLRYDDAVKVFSTTNDAVGHSELAGPQRHSHSPKHPASPRSTDLVYVEDSPSFCRPSKYSLGTAGRTCSRDGNCDSMCCGRGYNTQSRLVTFSCHCQVQWCCYVECQQCMQEEVVYSCKQ